In a single window of the Helicobacter felis ATCC 49179 genome:
- a CDS encoding glycosyltransferase family 2 protein, translating into MKISIISVVFNGAKTLETAIQSVLAQHYQEVEHIVVDGGSCDGSVEILKRYGAHLSFTSEPDQGLYDALNKGIARARGEVIGILHSDDIFAHPQVLHKVASTFQENQEAQMVYGDLIYVKDSQVVRYYQSGEFDPKLFFYGRVPAHPTVFVKKSVYDRFGGYKIDYKISADYEWLLRVLVLGGVEWVYLPEVLVKMGVGGLSTRGLKSLWIANKENLRACRENGIKAHWGTMLLKYPYKIKGLFKRS; encoded by the coding sequence GTGAAAATTTCTATCATTAGTGTTGTTTTCAATGGGGCTAAAACCCTAGAAACCGCTATCCAATCTGTTTTGGCACAGCATTATCAAGAAGTAGAACATATCGTGGTAGATGGGGGGAGTTGTGATGGGAGTGTGGAGATTTTAAAGCGTTATGGCGCGCATTTGAGTTTTACAAGTGAACCTGATCAAGGACTCTATGACGCGCTGAATAAAGGCATCGCGCGCGCGCGCGGAGAGGTTATTGGCATTTTGCATAGCGATGATATTTTCGCACACCCCCAAGTCTTACACAAGGTCGCTAGCACCTTTCAAGAGAATCAAGAAGCGCAGATGGTCTATGGGGATTTGATCTATGTCAAAGACTCCCAAGTCGTGCGTTATTACCAAAGCGGGGAATTCGACCCTAAACTCTTTTTTTATGGGCGTGTGCCCGCACATCCGACTGTGTTTGTAAAAAAGAGTGTCTATGATCGTTTTGGGGGTTATAAGATCGATTATAAAATTTCTGCTGATTATGAATGGCTGTTGCGAGTACTGGTGTTGGGCGGGGTGGAGTGGGTATATCTTCCTGAAGTGTTGGTAAAAATGGGGGTTGGGGGTTTGAGCACGCGCGGGTTAAAAAGCCTTTGGATTGCCAATAAAGAAAATTTGCGCGCGTGTAGAGAAAATGGAATCAAAGCCCACTGGGGGACAATGTTATTGAAATACCCCTATAAAATTAAAGGATTGTTTAAAAGGTCTTAA
- a CDS encoding glycosyltransferase family 4 protein codes for MLDYLIITPLPVFYKVNLYNKLAKSLKICVVFLASHTQEVRSKDFNTLEKACFDYHVLFEGALQQRPAWSNVAKLLKILRQRPYKTLLLGGWDCLEFWAGAFLSPKSCNGVVVESSIMESATGGLKGFLKRLFLKRISKAFVCSNLHAKLLETLHFKGEIKITHGVGIINPPPHRRDKRPYAQKFICIARLTSVKNLEFLLGVFAKLPNLSLSLVGTGELEESLKNMASSNVVFLGAVENTRLGALLCAHDVLILPSLSEPWGLVVEEALAVGLPVLVSKACGAQVLVQEGVNGYLFDSQDEAQLKERLEKLNPASYQTLLEGALSWSLEAKDREQIGAYL; via the coding sequence ATGTTAGACTACCTCATCATCACCCCTTTACCCGTCTTTTACAAGGTGAATCTTTATAATAAATTGGCTAAGTCCCTAAAAATTTGCGTGGTGTTTTTGGCAAGCCATACCCAAGAGGTGCGCTCCAAAGATTTTAACACCCTAGAAAAGGCGTGCTTTGATTATCATGTGCTTTTTGAGGGCGCGTTGCAACAACGCCCTGCATGGAGTAATGTTGCTAAATTGCTCAAAATTTTAAGACAAAGACCCTATAAAACGCTGTTGTTAGGGGGTTGGGATTGCTTAGAGTTTTGGGCGGGGGCGTTTTTAAGTCCCAAATCATGTAATGGCGTGGTGGTGGAGTCCAGCATTATGGAAAGTGCTACCGGTGGGCTTAAAGGTTTTTTAAAACGCCTGTTTTTAAAGCGCATCTCTAAGGCGTTTGTGTGCTCGAATTTACATGCCAAACTTTTAGAAACTCTACACTTTAAAGGCGAAATCAAAATCACACACGGGGTGGGAATTATCAACCCCCCCCCACACCGCAGAGATAAGCGCCCCTATGCCCAAAAATTTATCTGTATCGCCCGCTTGACATCGGTGAAAAATTTAGAATTTTTACTTGGCGTGTTTGCTAAATTACCTAACCTATCTTTAAGCCTTGTAGGCACGGGGGAGTTAGAGGAGTCATTAAAAAACATGGCAAGTTCGAATGTGGTCTTTTTGGGGGCGGTGGAAAACACGCGCCTAGGCGCGCTTTTGTGCGCACATGATGTTTTGATCTTGCCAAGTCTTAGCGAACCTTGGGGTTTAGTGGTGGAGGAGGCTTTAGCTGTGGGTTTGCCTGTCTTGGTGAGCAAAGCTTGCGGAGCGCAGGTGTTGGTGCAAGAGGGAGTTAATGGGTATCTCTTTGATTCACAGGATGAAGCGCAGTTAAAGGAGCGCTTAGAGAAGTTAAACCCTGCTAGTTACCAAACCCTCCTAGAGGGAGCTTTAAGCTGGAGTTTAGAGGCTAAAGATCGAGAGCAGATCGGGGCGTATTTGTGA